A single region of the Salarchaeum japonicum genome encodes:
- a CDS encoding MTH865 family protein, with product MSDELEAELRAELTDAFENADYPVKNQMGLVPALPNGPATKFEAGDGEVSFTAMELASKLSGNADFPYDDVESLVDDIIEGLKDDGTL from the coding sequence ATGAGTGACGAACTCGAAGCCGAACTCCGCGCAGAGCTCACGGACGCGTTCGAGAACGCCGACTACCCCGTGAAAAACCAGATGGGGCTCGTGCCCGCGCTCCCGAACGGCCCCGCGACGAAGTTCGAGGCCGGCGACGGCGAGGTCTCCTTCACCGCGATGGAACTCGCGTCCAAACTCAGCGGGAACGCCGACTTCCCCTACGACGACGTCGAGAGCCTCGTCGACGACATCATCGAGGGCCTCAAGGACGACGGCACCCTCTAA
- a CDS encoding M28 family peptidase yields MTEWIGDTFTSDTGWNHLERLVDVGDRMAGSDGERAAAEATRDALAEYADDAWLDEFEIQGWERGRSEIEAGDTEQDCIALPRSPAGDVSGEFVDLGYGLPSDFEEHDIEGKVVMVASNVPDYFDRFIHRREKYYYAVEGGAAAFVFRNHVEGCLPPTGSVGNADAPIGDIPAVGVSKEVGSRLSRRFDGDDVSVSVDAETPDATSQNVHATLGPDTTEELLVTSHVDAHDIAEGAMDNGAGTAMVVELARTLAEREEELDTKVHFVAFGAEEVGLVGSEYDAAKRDHDDIEAVLNFDGVVRGRTLSFTTHGFDALADAAERVGERFGHPVTTTPELGPHSDHWPYTQWGVPGYHVMSETGDEGRGWGHTFADTLDKLEARDFREQAILLTDLAVDLASDEFAVAHASPADIASQLEDEDKAKGMKITGDWPYDE; encoded by the coding sequence ATGACCGAGTGGATCGGCGACACCTTCACTTCTGACACTGGCTGGAACCACCTCGAACGACTCGTGGACGTCGGCGACCGGATGGCCGGAAGCGACGGCGAGCGGGCGGCCGCGGAGGCGACGCGGGACGCGCTCGCGGAGTACGCAGACGACGCGTGGCTGGACGAGTTCGAGATTCAGGGCTGGGAGCGCGGACGTTCGGAAATCGAGGCGGGCGACACCGAACAGGACTGCATCGCGCTCCCGCGGTCGCCCGCCGGCGACGTGTCGGGCGAGTTCGTCGACCTCGGGTACGGGCTCCCGTCGGACTTCGAGGAGCACGACATCGAGGGGAAGGTCGTGATGGTCGCGTCGAACGTCCCCGACTACTTCGACCGCTTCATCCACCGCCGCGAGAAGTACTACTACGCCGTCGAGGGCGGCGCGGCCGCGTTCGTCTTCCGGAACCACGTCGAGGGCTGTCTGCCGCCGACGGGGAGCGTCGGGAACGCGGACGCCCCCATCGGCGACATCCCCGCCGTCGGCGTGTCGAAGGAGGTCGGTTCCCGGCTCTCCCGGCGCTTCGACGGCGACGACGTGTCCGTCTCGGTGGACGCGGAGACGCCCGACGCGACGAGCCAGAACGTGCACGCGACGCTCGGCCCCGACACGACCGAGGAACTCCTCGTCACGAGCCACGTGGACGCGCACGACATCGCGGAGGGCGCGATGGACAACGGCGCGGGCACGGCGATGGTCGTGGAACTCGCGCGCACGCTCGCCGAGCGCGAGGAGGAACTCGACACGAAGGTGCACTTCGTCGCGTTCGGCGCTGAAGAGGTCGGGCTCGTCGGCTCCGAGTACGACGCCGCGAAGCGCGACCACGACGACATCGAGGCCGTGCTGAACTTCGACGGCGTCGTCCGCGGCCGCACGCTCTCCTTTACGACGCACGGGTTCGACGCGCTCGCGGACGCCGCTGAGCGGGTGGGCGAGCGGTTCGGCCACCCGGTGACGACGACGCCCGAACTCGGCCCGCACTCCGACCACTGGCCGTACACGCAGTGGGGCGTCCCCGGCTACCACGTGATGAGCGAGACCGGTGACGAGGGCCGCGGCTGGGGGCACACGTTCGCGGACACCCTCGACAAGCTCGAAGCCCGGGACTTCCGCGAGCAGGCCATCCTCCTCACCGACCTCGCCGTCGACCTGGCGAGCGACGAGTTCGCGGTCGCGCACGCCAGCCCCGCGGACATCGCGAGCCAGCTGGAGGACGAGGACAAGGCGAAGGGGATGAAGATAACGGGCGACTGGCCGTACGACGAGTGA